In Gloeocapsa sp. DLM2.Bin57, the following are encoded in one genomic region:
- a CDS encoding PIN domain-containing protein, with product MGQIVALLDACVLYSAPLRDLFVQLAVDGVYQAKWTNQIHDEWIDSILKVRSDINRESLEYVRDLMNRHVADSMVEDYQSLIQNLILPDPKDRHILAAAIQVNARIITFNLVDFPTKILDCSNSLFHQ from the coding sequence ATGGGTCAAATTGTGGCTCTATTAGATGCCTGTGTCTTGTATTCGGCTCCTTTGAGAGATTTATTTGTCCAATTGGCTGTCGATGGTGTTTATCAAGCTAAGTGGACAAATCAGATTCACGATGAATGGATAGATAGCATCTTAAAAGTACGTTCCGATATTAACCGTGAAAGTTTAGAATATGTGCGAGATTTGATGAATCGCCATGTAGCTGACAGTATGGTAGAGGATTATCAGTCACTTATCCAAAATTTAATTTTACCAGACCCAAAAGACAGACATATTTTAGCTGCAGCGATTCAGGTTAATGCTCGAATTATTACTTTTAATCTAGTTGATTTTCCGACGAAGATTTTGGATTGTAGCAACTCCCTCTTTCATCAGTAG
- a CDS encoding helix-turn-helix domain-containing protein, with amino-acid sequence MFNNTHRIKIDVFRWEHPGIRRYSNLVKVLGEFRTWINNAISITPVRAELTTHQAAELLNVSRPYLIKLLEQGHIPYRKVGSHRRIPTQPLLEYKAKEEEKANCALDEIVSLTEKLGLYD; translated from the coding sequence ATGTTTAATAATACCCATCGTATTAAAATAGATGTTTTCCGGTGGGAACATCCAGGGATAAGACGATATTCAAATCTCGTCAAGGTTCTGGGGGAATTTAGAACATGGATAAACAATGCAATATCTATTACCCCAGTAAGAGCTGAATTAACTACCCATCAAGCGGCAGAACTTTTAAATGTTTCCCGCCCCTATTTGATTAAACTTTTAGAACAAGGTCATATCCCTTATCGTAAAGTAGGAAGTCATCGTCGCATTCCGACTCAACCCCTATTGGAATATAAAGCAAAAGAAGAGGAAAAAGCTAACTGCGCTCTAGATGAAATCGTCTCCCTAACTGAAAAATTGGGCTTATACGATTAG
- a CDS encoding ParA family protein: protein MKVTFANCRNGKSTTVLNLGASLALLKSKVILLDLDGQRTLSFGLGLDGQTPTALDLLVHTNVDPKDTTIANLHLIPGDLGLFQLTTEEDLFTPALASLKGLDFDICLMDCSPGLGVVSVQAILSSDLILIPVICEPAVLKGLSEAVQLIREERPNVAIEVLRCRHRPRLLITKEAETLLVEAQTELNYQLLETTIPENIAVAEAIAHFVPVTVYAPRSMGAIAYKQLAKEFKKNWL, encoded by the coding sequence ATAAAGGTAACTTTCGCCAACTGTCGAAATGGTAAAAGCACCACAGTCCTTAATTTAGGAGCTAGCTTAGCCCTACTGAAATCTAAAGTAATTTTGTTGGATTTAGATGGACAAAGAACCCTCTCTTTTGGTTTGGGGTTAGATGGACAAACGCCAACGGCTCTAGATTTATTGGTGCACACGAATGTAGACCCAAAAGATACAACTATTGCGAACCTGCATTTGATACCGGGGGATTTAGGGCTGTTTCAGTTAACTACAGAGGAGGATTTATTTACTCCGGCGTTGGCGTCTTTAAAGGGTTTGGATTTTGATATCTGTTTAATGGATTGTTCTCCTGGTTTGGGGGTTGTTTCGGTGCAAGCTATTTTGAGTAGTGATTTAATCTTAATTCCGGTCATCTGTGAACCAGCTGTTTTAAAGGGGTTATCAGAAGCGGTACAACTGATTAGAGAAGAACGTCCCAATGTAGCTATTGAGGTGTTACGTTGTCGTCATCGTCCTCGTTTATTGATTACAAAGGAAGCGGAAACCTTATTAGTAGAAGCACAAACCGAATTAAATTATCAGTTGTTAGAAACTACCATACCAGAAAATATAGCCGTGGCGGAGGCTATCGCTCACTTTGTACCGGTTACCGTTTATGCACCTCGTTCGATGGGTGCAATAGCTTACAAACAATTAGCAAAAGAGTTCAAGAAAAATTGGTTATGA
- a CDS encoding ParA family protein → MYNSYIFWNNKGGTGKTSLAFQSICRYANKNPNKKILAIDVCPQANLSELFLGGLTNEGSSKLLQCYGTIMRRSIGGYFQLRLPSPFSIPEFSGHDFLINPYKYNPQIPKNIDLLAGDPLLELQANAINTLSNTQIPGTNAWISIIDWLKDFLETVKNEYDAIFIDANPSFSIYTQIALSISKLLILPVMADDSSRRAIQNAFSLIYGLKLPSDIYSEYAFANKLTKAERSLPSVHIIAKNRITQYMGEASAYDDVLKQIDEEVINLMSLHPKIFTFKNITDGTVAIRDFQTTGVVAFARGCPFYNQPIGKLQVCNRRVQVKEDYKKNCVEAIDYLVNKL, encoded by the coding sequence ATGTATAACTCTTATATATTTTGGAATAATAAAGGCGGGACAGGTAAAACAAGCTTGGCATTTCAGAGCATCTGTCGATATGCCAATAAGAATCCAAATAAAAAAATACTCGCAATTGATGTGTGCCCGCAAGCTAATCTTTCCGAGCTTTTTTTGGGTGGTTTAACTAATGAAGGTAGTAGTAAATTATTGCAATGTTATGGCACAATAATGCGGCGTAGTATAGGGGGCTATTTTCAGTTACGGCTTCCAAGTCCTTTCTCAATACCAGAGTTTTCAGGCCATGATTTTTTGATTAACCCTTACAAATATAATCCGCAGATCCCCAAAAATATAGATTTATTAGCAGGAGATCCTTTATTAGAACTACAAGCAAATGCAATAAATACGTTGTCAAATACTCAGATTCCTGGTACTAATGCATGGATATCTATTATTGATTGGCTCAAAGATTTTCTTGAAACAGTGAAAAATGAATATGATGCGATTTTTATAGATGCTAACCCAAGCTTTTCTATCTATACGCAGATTGCCTTGTCAATTTCAAAGCTACTCATATTACCAGTTATGGCTGACGATTCTTCTCGGCGCGCAATCCAAAATGCTTTTTCTCTCATATATGGATTAAAACTCCCCTCCGATATTTACTCAGAATACGCTTTCGCCAATAAGTTAACAAAGGCAGAACGTTCATTGCCTTCTGTTCATATCATTGCTAAAAATCGAATAACGCAGTACATGGGGGAGGCATCAGCATATGATGATGTATTAAAACAAATTGACGAAGAAGTGATAAATTTGATGTCACTGCATCCTAAAATTTTTACTTTTAAAAATATAACTGATGGAACAGTGGCAATTCGCGACTTTCAAACAACTGGCGTTGTAGCTTTTGCCAGAGGATGCCCTTTCTATAATCAACCTATTGGTAAACTACAAGTTTGTAATCGTCGTGTTCAGGTTAAAGAAGATTATAAAAAAAATTGTGTTGAAGCAATAGACTATCTTGTCAATAAGCTGTAA